In Chitinophaga sp. HK235, a single window of DNA contains:
- a CDS encoding xanthine dehydrogenase family protein subunit M, whose product MNQFSYVRATTAKAAIDAISKDKNARFIAGGTNLLDLMKSGVLAPERLIDINRLPFKDITLQNNILHIGAMALNSDVAAHELVKTHHPLLSQALLAGASQQLRNMATIGGNMMQRTRCSYFYDISMPCNKRTPGSGCGAIGGINRMHAIFGASDQCIAVHPSDMCIALVALDATVLITGPKGNRRIPFGDFHRLPGDTPDKDNNLAKNELHTGIEIPASPFTKNVYYLKVRDRASYAFALVSVAAALDISNNTIRAARLAMGGVAHKPWRLQEAEKALIGKAPTAENFRIAATVATQSARTYKHNAFKVPLAQNSIVTALQKAAAI is encoded by the coding sequence ATGAACCAGTTCTCCTACGTACGCGCCACCACCGCTAAAGCAGCCATAGACGCTATCAGTAAAGACAAAAATGCCCGTTTTATCGCCGGCGGCACTAACCTGCTCGACCTGATGAAAAGCGGCGTGCTGGCACCGGAAAGGCTGATAGATATCAACAGGCTTCCGTTCAAAGACATCACCCTGCAAAACAATATCCTGCATATCGGCGCCATGGCACTCAACAGTGATGTGGCCGCCCACGAGCTGGTAAAAACACATCATCCGCTGTTATCACAGGCCCTGCTAGCCGGCGCTTCGCAGCAACTGCGCAATATGGCTACCATCGGTGGTAATATGATGCAGCGTACCCGTTGCAGTTATTTTTATGATATCTCCATGCCCTGCAACAAAAGAACGCCTGGCAGTGGTTGTGGCGCGATAGGTGGTATCAACCGTATGCATGCTATTTTTGGCGCCAGCGACCAATGTATCGCTGTACATCCCAGTGATATGTGTATCGCGCTGGTAGCCCTCGATGCAACGGTGCTGATAACCGGTCCTAAAGGTAACCGCCGTATTCCTTTCGGCGATTTTCACCGCCTGCCGGGAGATACGCCCGACAAAGACAACAACCTGGCTAAAAATGAACTGCACACCGGTATAGAGATCCCTGCCAGTCCTTTCACTAAAAATGTATACTACCTGAAAGTACGCGACCGTGCCTCCTATGCTTTTGCATTGGTGTCTGTGGCCGCAGCACTGGATATCAGCAATAATACCATTCGTGCTGCCCGGCTGGCCATGGGCGGTGTAGCCCACAAGCCCTGGCGTCTGCAGGAAGCAGAGAAAGCCCTCATCGGAAAAGCTCCGACAGCGGAAAATTTCCGTATAGCCGCTACCGTTGCTACGCAGTCTGCCAGAACATATAAACACAACGCATTCAAAGTGCCCCTGGCACAAAACAGTATCGTCACCGCCTTACAAAAAGCAGCTGCCATATGA
- a CDS encoding phytanoyl-CoA dioxygenase family protein, whose product MTTNNQPVFQLGKTLTARQLNYFHQHGIIQFKNFFDRGTLSQVLGEVSEVQDFLLRNHVQKVNGIPLKFGTDTDGTPLIQRIAFASHYSNTLREILKDERLLLLTQLLAPYDGRIGENEKDGLVINHYVNTNDSQFRQLGWHTDSPRDLFLGTRIMPMLNVGIHLDDCPLENGGLRVLTGTHHQSIFRLLFRKKYFIDHTPDKRETGFDIEAGDLTVHDGRLWHRVQQSPHTGEKSRRRVMYIPVITGAYQPKHAQSPTPFYHKLAQLKQHLYGGKPQWAAAKGATGKLAEVNSSSI is encoded by the coding sequence ATGACAACGAACAACCAACCCGTTTTCCAACTGGGGAAAACGCTCACAGCACGACAACTGAACTATTTTCATCAACATGGGATCATCCAGTTTAAAAACTTTTTCGACAGGGGAACACTCTCCCAGGTATTAGGGGAAGTCAGCGAGGTACAGGATTTCCTGTTGCGTAACCATGTACAGAAGGTGAATGGTATTCCGTTAAAATTTGGAACGGATACAGACGGAACACCACTAATACAACGGATTGCCTTTGCCTCCCATTACAGCAATACCCTGCGGGAAATATTAAAAGATGAGCGCCTGCTGCTGCTCACGCAACTCCTTGCTCCTTATGATGGCCGCATCGGAGAAAACGAAAAAGACGGCCTGGTGATCAACCACTACGTTAACACTAACGACAGCCAGTTCCGGCAACTGGGCTGGCATACCGACAGCCCCCGCGATCTGTTCCTGGGCACCAGGATCATGCCCATGCTCAATGTAGGCATCCATCTCGATGACTGCCCGCTGGAAAACGGCGGCCTCCGCGTGCTCACCGGCACACATCACCAAAGCATCTTCCGCCTGCTGTTCAGAAAAAAATACTTCATAGACCATACCCCCGACAAACGGGAAACAGGCTTCGACATTGAAGCCGGCGACCTCACCGTACACGATGGCCGGTTATGGCACCGCGTACAACAATCACCCCATACCGGCGAAAAAAGCCGGAGAAGAGTGATGTACATTCCTGTCATCACCGGTGCCTATCAACCTAAACACGCACAGTCGCCTACTCCTTTTTATCATAAACTGGCTCAACTGAAACAACATCTTTACGGTGGCAAACCGCAATGGGCGGCCGCTAAAGGGGCTACCGGCAAACTGGCAGAAGTCAACAGTTCATCCATTTAA
- a CDS encoding DNA-formamidopyrimidine glycosylase family protein produces the protein MPELPDLQVFSRNLEKALLHKELESIDVLVKKKLHNTEKELKSALEGQRLEAVQRVGKELHFTFKNKHVLGMHLMLHGKLYLFKDKNEQKYTICTLLFKGGTGLALTDFQGQAALTLDPATKEAPDALSDEMTLSWLKAALAKKRTAIKKFLVDQHNILGIGNAYADDILWEARISPFSVCNKIPEPAVKALHEAISKVLKDAEKKILKHHPDIIQGEVRDYMLVHNAKLKESPGGAVIHHVASGGKTYYTDEQVDYK, from the coding sequence ATGCCTGAATTACCCGACCTGCAGGTATTTAGCCGCAATCTGGAGAAAGCCTTACTGCATAAGGAACTGGAGTCCATTGATGTGTTGGTGAAAAAGAAACTGCATAACACAGAAAAAGAGTTGAAATCAGCCCTGGAGGGACAGCGGCTGGAAGCTGTACAACGTGTGGGGAAAGAGCTGCATTTTACGTTTAAAAACAAACATGTGCTGGGCATGCACCTGATGCTGCACGGCAAACTTTATTTGTTTAAAGACAAGAACGAGCAGAAATACACCATCTGCACCTTGCTGTTTAAAGGTGGTACAGGGCTGGCACTGACGGACTTTCAGGGACAGGCCGCGCTCACACTGGACCCTGCTACTAAAGAAGCCCCGGATGCTTTGTCTGATGAGATGACGCTTTCCTGGCTGAAGGCGGCGCTGGCCAAAAAGAGGACGGCCATTAAAAAGTTTCTGGTAGACCAGCATAATATCCTGGGCATTGGTAATGCTTATGCAGATGATATTCTGTGGGAGGCGCGTATATCTCCGTTCTCTGTTTGCAACAAAATTCCGGAGCCGGCCGTGAAAGCCTTACACGAGGCCATCAGTAAAGTGCTGAAAGATGCGGAGAAGAAGATATTAAAACATCATCCTGATATTATTCAGGGCGAAGTACGTGACTATATGCTGGTGCATAATGCCAAGCTGAAAGAAAGTCCCGGTGGCGCTGTTATTCACCACGTTGCCTCCGGTGGAAAAACCTATTACACCGATGAGCAGGTGGACTATAAATAA
- a CDS encoding NTP transferase domain-containing protein → MRHTGIIILAAGASQRLGTPKQQVIYQQQSLLQRITDTALTIDAEPVVVVLGAYADNIGPDIAGSGADIIVNTNWHTGMGSTIQTGLSHLLRVYDNVSDVLLLLCDQPFITTHLLRELISTHHQQHDNITACAYGNTIGTPVLFHKKYFPQLMALSGQEGAKKIILQHPDEVTTIPFPNGIIDIDTPDDLHKLL, encoded by the coding sequence ATGCGGCACACCGGTATCATTATCCTCGCAGCCGGCGCTTCACAGCGTCTGGGAACACCCAAACAACAGGTCATCTATCAGCAGCAAAGCCTCCTGCAAAGGATCACCGATACCGCACTCACCATAGATGCTGAACCCGTTGTGGTAGTGCTGGGTGCTTATGCAGACAATATCGGCCCCGACATCGCCGGCAGCGGCGCAGACATCATTGTGAATACAAACTGGCATACCGGTATGGGCAGTACTATACAGACCGGCCTGTCACATCTATTACGTGTATACGATAACGTGAGTGATGTATTATTACTGCTCTGCGACCAACCCTTTATTACCACCCACCTGCTCCGGGAGCTAATTTCAACTCATCATCAGCAACATGACAACATCACTGCCTGTGCCTATGGCAACACCATCGGCACTCCTGTACTCTTCCATAAAAAGTATTTCCCGCAGCTGATGGCACTTTCCGGGCAGGAAGGCGCTAAAAAAATTATCCTGCAACATCCGGATGAAGTGACAACCATCCCCTTTCCCAATGGTATCATCGATATCGATACCCCTGACGATCTCCACAAACTGCTGTAA
- a CDS encoding SDR family oxidoreductase produces MSYALVTGAAKGIGKAIAAELAQRNYHLLLIDINEASLYDTAAAIAAQYHVNVHTLHQDLSQPDALQKITAWTSEWHDQLNVVVSNAGYGLNGAFENISLEEQFNIIDVNIKAQVGLSYAYIPVLRRFPKAYLLNLASTTAYQTVPYLNIYAATKAFALSFTRGLRYELRHSPISVSALSPGSTDTDFVNRARMGDSTRKLADRFNMTAESVARTAINGLFRGKAEIVPGFINKLNAFLPKFFPKSLVEKIAGNIYEPREKTPVVAVTPG; encoded by the coding sequence ATGTCTTACGCATTGGTAACCGGCGCTGCCAAAGGAATTGGCAAAGCCATCGCAGCCGAACTGGCACAAAGAAACTATCATCTGCTACTGATTGATATCAACGAAGCATCGCTCTACGATACCGCTGCAGCTATAGCAGCACAGTATCACGTCAACGTGCACACGCTCCATCAGGACCTGTCACAACCCGATGCATTACAGAAAATAACCGCCTGGACAAGTGAGTGGCATGATCAGCTCAATGTGGTAGTCAGCAATGCCGGATACGGCCTGAATGGCGCATTTGAAAACATCTCCCTGGAAGAACAATTCAACATCATCGATGTGAATATCAAAGCACAGGTAGGGTTATCATATGCCTATATCCCGGTACTGCGCCGGTTTCCAAAAGCTTATCTGCTCAACCTTGCCAGTACAACGGCCTACCAAACGGTGCCCTATCTGAATATCTATGCTGCTACCAAAGCGTTTGCATTGTCGTTTACCAGAGGACTGCGCTACGAACTGCGACACTCGCCCATCTCCGTGAGCGCACTCAGTCCCGGCAGCACAGACACCGATTTTGTGAATCGTGCCCGCATGGGTGACAGCACCCGCAAATTAGCAGACCGTTTTAACATGACAGCAGAAAGTGTGGCCAGAACAGCCATCAATGGATTGTTTAGAGGGAAAGCAGAAATCGTCCCGGGTTTCATCAATAAATTAAATGCGTTTCTACCCAAATTCTTCCCTAAATCATTGGTAGAAAAAATTGCGGGGAATATCTACGAGCCGCGCGAGAAAACGCCGGTCGTCGCTGTCACACCGGGTTAG
- a CDS encoding xanthine dehydrogenase family protein molybdopterin-binding subunit, whose translation MKKQAVGQSMDRVDGRLKVTGAARYFADHQPEGMLYAALVCSTISNGRITAIDTTKALRAPGVADVISHLNAPPVPGYKLENPNPKQGLKIFYDDRIYSNGQPVAIVVANTLERAVHAASLVKVTYNQEVHQTDMAANMDKAFQNKNMKDYLRGEADAWKKAPVSVEAEYNIPIEVHNPMELAGIIAHWETPDKLTLYAKTQGVKSVQQTLKNLFQIPEENITVHSQFVGGAFGMALRVWPVEVATILAAQKIRKPVKLVLNRREMFTLVGYRPAAIQKIGIGATRDGKLTGITHEAVALTSPYEDFTEAIVNMSRMMYACPNVNTHYQLVPLNLSTPVWMRGPGEATGAFALESALDELAHQLNMDPLQLRILNHADIDPEKNLPYSSKYLKEAYEMGAAKIGWQQRSNTPRQLQDNGWLVGYGMSSGVFGAGRGKATASTTLKADGTLVVRSAAADIGPGTATAMVQIAADATGIDVKKIKFLLGESAYPEAPRQGGSSTVSTVGSAVNDVCLALQHKLGELATTGHPAFKNVQAADIRHEDGQLVTGTTRIGYTELLQQQQLPEVIVTTTSQGGEERKKYAMYSFSVHFAKVHVHPATGVVRIKHIVSVADSGTIVNTKTARSQMIGGVVGGIGMALTEEALLDHRFGRFVNNNYADYHVPVNADTPPTDVLFINKKDPVINPMGSKGLGEISLIGFAAAVSNAVFNATGKRVRDLPITPDKLI comes from the coding sequence ATGAAAAAGCAAGCCGTAGGACAATCCATGGACCGTGTTGACGGCCGGCTGAAAGTGACCGGGGCCGCCCGTTATTTCGCCGATCATCAACCGGAAGGTATGTTGTATGCTGCGCTTGTATGCAGCACTATCAGCAACGGCCGCATCACCGCCATCGACACCACCAAAGCTTTACGCGCCCCCGGTGTGGCCGATGTAATATCACATCTCAACGCGCCGCCCGTTCCGGGATACAAGCTGGAAAATCCCAATCCCAAACAGGGCCTCAAAATATTCTACGACGATCGTATTTATTCCAATGGCCAACCGGTGGCCATCGTGGTGGCCAACACCCTGGAACGCGCCGTACATGCCGCGTCCCTGGTGAAAGTGACCTACAACCAGGAAGTGCATCAAACAGACATGGCCGCCAATATGGACAAAGCCTTTCAGAATAAAAACATGAAAGACTACCTGCGCGGTGAGGCCGATGCCTGGAAAAAAGCACCGGTGTCTGTAGAAGCCGAATACAATATTCCCATCGAAGTGCACAACCCCATGGAGCTGGCTGGTATCATCGCTCACTGGGAAACACCGGATAAACTCACCCTGTATGCTAAAACACAGGGCGTAAAGAGTGTCCAACAGACACTCAAAAATCTGTTTCAGATACCGGAAGAAAATATTACCGTTCATTCGCAGTTTGTAGGCGGCGCCTTTGGCATGGCCCTCCGTGTATGGCCCGTGGAAGTGGCCACCATACTGGCTGCCCAAAAAATACGCAAACCGGTAAAGCTGGTGCTCAACCGCAGGGAAATGTTTACGCTGGTAGGATACCGCCCTGCTGCCATACAGAAAATAGGTATCGGCGCCACCCGTGATGGAAAGCTCACCGGCATCACACATGAAGCGGTAGCACTTACTTCGCCTTATGAAGACTTCACCGAGGCTATCGTAAACATGAGCCGCATGATGTATGCCTGTCCGAATGTCAACACACATTACCAGCTGGTACCACTCAACCTCAGCACGCCGGTATGGATGCGTGGTCCCGGAGAAGCTACCGGGGCTTTCGCCCTCGAGTCGGCCCTCGATGAGCTGGCCCATCAGCTCAATATGGACCCGCTGCAGTTGCGTATCCTCAATCATGCTGATATAGACCCCGAAAAAAATCTGCCCTATTCCAGCAAATACCTCAAAGAGGCTTATGAGATGGGAGCCGCTAAAATAGGCTGGCAGCAACGCAGCAACACACCACGCCAGCTGCAGGACAACGGCTGGCTCGTAGGTTATGGTATGAGCAGCGGCGTATTCGGCGCCGGCCGTGGTAAAGCCACTGCCAGCACTACGCTCAAAGCAGATGGCACCCTCGTTGTACGCAGTGCCGCCGCGGATATTGGTCCGGGTACCGCTACCGCGATGGTGCAGATAGCTGCAGACGCCACCGGCATCGATGTTAAAAAAATAAAATTCCTGCTGGGAGAATCTGCATACCCGGAAGCGCCCCGTCAGGGCGGTTCTTCTACCGTATCTACTGTGGGCAGCGCGGTCAATGATGTATGCCTGGCCCTGCAGCATAAGCTGGGAGAACTGGCCACCACCGGCCATCCCGCCTTTAAAAACGTGCAGGCAGCAGATATCAGACATGAAGACGGACAGCTGGTAACCGGCACTACCAGGATCGGCTATACGGAATTGCTGCAACAACAGCAGCTACCCGAAGTGATTGTCACCACCACCTCACAGGGTGGTGAGGAAAGAAAAAAATACGCGATGTATTCTTTCTCCGTGCATTTCGCCAAAGTACATGTTCACCCGGCTACCGGCGTCGTGCGGATCAAACATATTGTAAGCGTGGCCGATTCCGGTACCATCGTCAATACTAAAACGGCCCGCAGCCAGATGATCGGCGGCGTAGTGGGCGGCATCGGCATGGCACTCACCGAAGAAGCACTACTGGACCACCGCTTCGGCCGTTTCGTCAACAACAACTACGCAGACTATCACGTGCCCGTGAATGCAGACACACCACCCACGGATGTACTGTTCATCAATAAAAAAGATCCTGTCATTAACCCGATGGGCTCCAAAGGACTGGGTGAAATTTCGCTGATAGGCTTTGCCGCTGCTGTTTCCAACGCGGTGTTCAACGCTACCGGCAAAAGGGTACGTGACTTACCCATCACGCCCGATAAACTGATTTAA
- a CDS encoding RagB/SusD family nutrient uptake outer membrane protein, translating to MKKNLLHILLAAALLQTACQKDLLDKTRQDAYTNESLWTSQVAATAALSGCYKDWESSYNIFYMDAVSDNSYSQWPWDNYQHLGNGTASPADPQTVNKWDFTTIQRCNNFLENVDKVKMDDALKTRFKAEARFLRAYKYFNMSQLYGDVPLVIKTLTVQEANTVNRTPRADVRKFVADELAAVALILPEKYEGSDVGRITKGAALSLKARMELYDKNYAACIDDCKKVMALGYNLYPSYTDLFRQSFENNQEVILDIQYKANEKDNNNGDVGILPSSSFGGWASLSPTQSLVDAYEMTNGKTIDDPASGYNDSNPFSNRDPRLAASIVYPGLKYEGKFYDPISPKAADYYNEGNNSPTGYIEKKFTAFLSDYPDMWNTGLNIIVIRYAEILLTYAEAQIESGVIDNTVYAAIDAVRSRAGMPLVDRTVYSDVTSLRNLVRRERRVELALEGLRWYDIQRWQIGTTVRSGTVYGTRLGTVDAATGATTFTGDHVVADQRTFNPLRDYLWPVPQKERDINKNLAQNPGY from the coding sequence ATGAAAAAAAATCTGCTTCACATATTACTCGCTGCTGCATTACTGCAGACAGCCTGTCAGAAAGATCTGCTGGATAAAACCCGGCAGGATGCATATACTAATGAGTCATTATGGACCAGCCAGGTCGCCGCTACCGCTGCACTTAGTGGCTGTTACAAAGATTGGGAATCCAGTTACAATATCTTTTATATGGACGCTGTAAGTGATAACTCCTACAGCCAGTGGCCATGGGACAACTATCAGCACCTCGGCAACGGCACTGCTTCTCCCGCCGACCCACAGACAGTGAACAAATGGGATTTTACGACCATCCAGCGATGCAACAACTTCCTGGAGAATGTGGATAAAGTGAAGATGGATGACGCACTGAAAACACGTTTTAAAGCAGAAGCACGTTTCCTGCGGGCATACAAATATTTCAACATGTCGCAGTTGTACGGTGATGTGCCCCTGGTAATCAAAACACTCACGGTGCAGGAAGCCAACACCGTGAACAGGACGCCCAGAGCAGACGTACGTAAGTTTGTGGCAGATGAACTGGCCGCTGTTGCTCTGATACTGCCTGAAAAATACGAAGGCAGCGATGTAGGCCGTATCACCAAAGGCGCAGCCCTCTCACTCAAAGCCAGGATGGAATTGTATGATAAAAACTATGCAGCCTGTATCGATGATTGTAAAAAGGTAATGGCTTTAGGTTACAACCTGTATCCCAGCTACACCGATCTTTTCAGACAGAGCTTTGAAAACAACCAGGAAGTAATCCTGGATATACAGTACAAAGCCAATGAAAAAGATAACAATAACGGTGACGTAGGTATTTTGCCCTCTTCCTCTTTTGGTGGCTGGGCTTCACTCAGCCCTACCCAATCACTGGTAGACGCCTATGAGATGACCAACGGCAAAACCATTGACGACCCGGCTTCCGGTTATAATGACAGCAATCCTTTCAGCAACAGAGACCCACGACTGGCCGCCAGCATCGTGTATCCAGGACTGAAATATGAAGGCAAATTCTATGATCCGATTTCTCCCAAAGCTGCTGACTATTACAACGAAGGCAACAACTCTCCTACCGGCTATATCGAGAAAAAATTCACCGCTTTCCTGTCTGACTATCCGGACATGTGGAACACAGGTCTTAATATCATCGTGATCCGTTATGCCGAAATCCTGCTCACCTATGCAGAAGCACAGATTGAATCCGGTGTGATCGATAATACCGTATATGCAGCCATCGATGCAGTAAGGTCCCGCGCAGGTATGCCGCTGGTAGACAGGACTGTTTACAGCGATGTTACTTCCCTGCGTAACCTGGTAAGACGCGAACGCAGAGTAGAGCTGGCACTGGAAGGTCTGCGCTGGTATGATATCCAACGTTGGCAGATAGGCACCACCGTTAGGTCCGGTACTGTTTACGGTACCCGCCTGGGAACAGTAGATGCTGCCACCGGTGCTACCACCTTCACCGGCGACCACGTAGTGGCTGACCAGCGTACCTTTAATCCGCTGCGCGATTATCTGTGGCCTGTACCACAGAAAGAAAGGGATATCAATAAAAACCTGGCGCAAAACCCGGGATACTAG
- a CDS encoding (2Fe-2S)-binding protein, translating into MSQAPKEQPSYPGKQESRREFLKQSSALMALALTPPLVVKAGENDEAIAGVFEKIPVSLDINGKAYHLSVEPRVTLLDLLREQLALTGTKKGCDHGQCGACTVHVNGQRINSCLTLAVMQEGKQITTIEGLAQGDTLHPMQEAFIKHDGFQCGYCTPGQIMSAVACIREGHAGSPDEIREFMSGNICRCGAYDNIVDAVMEVKKGGHTV; encoded by the coding sequence ATGTCACAAGCACCAAAAGAACAACCCTCTTATCCGGGTAAACAGGAATCCCGGCGTGAATTCCTGAAACAGTCCTCCGCCCTCATGGCGCTGGCACTCACTCCTCCGCTGGTAGTAAAAGCAGGGGAAAACGACGAAGCCATCGCTGGCGTCTTCGAAAAAATACCGGTCAGCCTGGATATCAACGGCAAAGCCTATCATCTCTCAGTAGAGCCCAGGGTCACCCTGCTCGATCTCCTGCGGGAACAGCTGGCCCTTACCGGTACTAAAAAAGGTTGTGACCACGGACAATGTGGCGCCTGTACGGTACATGTCAACGGACAGCGGATCAATTCCTGCCTGACACTTGCTGTGATGCAGGAAGGGAAACAGATCACCACCATTGAAGGACTGGCACAGGGAGATACCCTTCACCCCATGCAGGAAGCATTCATCAAACATGACGGCTTCCAGTGTGGTTATTGTACACCCGGCCAGATCATGTCGGCGGTGGCCTGCATCCGCGAAGGACATGCCGGCTCACCCGACGAAATCAGGGAATTCATGAGTGGCAATATCTGCCGCTGCGGCGCTTATGATAATATCGTGGACGCTGTGATGGAAGTAAAAAAAGGAGGGCATACCGTATGA
- a CDS encoding XdhC family protein translates to MQKELEDIVKAYHTAQAQGIHCALATVVHVDGSAYRQPGARMLITENGALTGAISGGCLEGDALRKAQLAMLQQQPMLVTYDTMDEDDATIGVGLGCNGIIHILLEPLGPHCAFNPLTLLQQYTGTRETTVMVTLFNMQQRSAPQPGTCILVTNNGERQVHLNDDTLRKAVLPDVCEAFTNRRSAIKTYHSGTEEISALIAWHPPALQLLIAGAGNDVMPVVKIASTLGWQTIVVDGRPAYAQPQRFPEANQVIVTKPANVLDHIQPDEHTAVVLMTHNYNYDIALLTALLPHSLPYTGILGPARKLQRMLDEIKDTGAHITQEQLERIYGPTGLDIGADTPEEIALSIISEIKTVMTGATGLSLRDNNTYIHRRSLQHIIQKQL, encoded by the coding sequence ATGCAGAAAGAACTGGAAGATATTGTGAAGGCGTATCATACCGCCCAGGCACAGGGCATTCACTGTGCCCTGGCCACAGTAGTACATGTAGACGGCTCTGCCTACCGGCAGCCCGGCGCCCGCATGCTGATCACCGAAAACGGCGCACTCACCGGCGCCATCAGCGGTGGATGCCTTGAAGGCGACGCCCTTAGAAAAGCACAGCTGGCTATGCTGCAGCAGCAGCCCATGCTGGTTACCTACGATACCATGGATGAAGATGATGCTACCATTGGCGTAGGCCTGGGCTGCAACGGCATCATACATATACTGTTGGAACCGCTGGGCCCGCACTGTGCCTTCAATCCGCTGACATTATTGCAACAATACACCGGCACCCGGGAAACTACGGTCATGGTTACACTGTTTAATATGCAGCAACGCAGCGCCCCTCAGCCCGGCACCTGTATACTGGTAACCAACAACGGAGAACGACAGGTACATCTCAACGATGATACGCTGCGGAAAGCAGTACTGCCAGACGTTTGCGAAGCATTTACCAACAGACGGTCCGCCATTAAAACCTATCATTCCGGTACGGAAGAGATTTCAGCCCTTATCGCCTGGCATCCACCTGCGCTACAGCTGCTCATCGCCGGCGCCGGCAACGATGTGATGCCCGTCGTGAAAATAGCCTCCACACTGGGCTGGCAAACCATCGTTGTAGATGGCCGCCCTGCCTATGCACAGCCGCAGCGTTTCCCGGAAGCCAACCAGGTGATCGTCACCAAACCCGCTAATGTACTGGATCACATACAGCCCGACGAACATACTGCCGTTGTGCTGATGACCCACAATTACAATTATGATATTGCCCTGCTCACGGCCTTGCTGCCCCACAGCCTGCCCTACACCGGCATCCTGGGGCCAGCCAGAAAGCTGCAACGCATGCTCGATGAAATAAAAGATACCGGTGCCCATATCACGCAGGAACAACTGGAACGCATATACGGTCCCACCGGCCTCGATATAGGCGCAGATACACCGGAAGAAATAGCCCTGTCTATCATCAGTGAAATTAAAACGGTGATGACCGGTGCCACCGGTCTCTCCCTTCGGGATAACAATACGTATATCCATCGGCGTTCCCTGCAGCATATCATTCAAAAACAACTGTAA